One window from the genome of Mauremys mutica isolate MM-2020 ecotype Southern chromosome 4, ASM2049712v1, whole genome shotgun sequence encodes:
- the LOC123369552 gene encoding olfactory receptor 1019-like isoform X1: MLQTGKEMEKGNHSEATEFILSGLTDHPELQVPLFGVFLLIYGITLLGNGGMILLIMIDPRLHTPMYFFLSNLSFCDLCLSSIISPKMLLNILAERKSISYSACAVQLYLFVAFSDVECLLLAVMAYDRYMAICKPLHYTVTMSRQLCKQLVAGVFAVGLVDSIIYTCFTFRLSYCSSNIINHFFCDIPPLLALSCSDTHINEIVMFTLVCCIIVSSLVTVLISYVYITSTILQIRSAEGRRKAFSTCSFHLTAVILLFGTFLFTYLRPTSSYSMDTDKVASVFYTVVIPMLNPLIYSLRNTEVKDALRKTMNKLTNS, translated from the exons ATGCTCCAAACTGGCA AGGAGATGGAAAAGGGAAATCACTCGGAGGCGACTGAGTTCATTCTCTCAGGACTGACAGATCATCCGGAGCTGCAGGTTCCACTGTTTGGGGTGTTCCTACTGATTTATGGTATCACCCTGTTGGGGAATGGGGGGATGATCTTGTTAATCATGATTGATCCCCgactccacacccccatgtactttttcctcagtaatttgtctttctgtgacctctgcttATCCTCGATAATTTCCCCTAAGATGCTGCTGAATATCTTAGCAGAGAGGAAAAGCATTTCTTACTCTGCCTGCGCTGTGCAATTGTATCTCTTTGTCGCTTTTTCAGATGTTGAGTGTCTCTTGCTGGCTGTGATGGCATATGACCGTTACATGGCCATCTGTAAGCCGCTGCACTATACGGTCACCATGTCCAGGCAGCTTTGTAAACAGCTGGTGGCTGGGGTGTTTGCTGTGGGATTGGTGGATTCAATTATATACACGTGTTTTACATTTCGGCTGTCATACTGCAGCTCCAACATCATCAATCATTTCTTCTGTGATATCCCTCCACTGCTGGCGCTCTCCTGTTCTGACACCCACATCAATGAGATTGTGATGTTTACTTTAGTGTGCTGCATTATAGTGAGCAGCCTTGTAACTGTCCTCATCTCCTATGTCTATATCACCTCCACCATCCTGCAGATCCGCTCCGCCGAGGGGAGgcgcaaagccttctccacctgctctttCCACTTGACTGCTGTGATCCTGCTTTTTGGCACCTTCCTCTTTACGTATTTGCGTCCCACCTCCAGCTATTCCATGGACACAGACAAAGTAGCCTCAGTGTTTTACACAGTGGTGATCCCCATGttgaaccccctcatctacagcctgaggaacacggAGGTGAAGGACGCCCTGAGGAAAACAATGAATAAACTAACCAATTCCTGA
- the LOC123369474 gene encoding olfactory receptor 5W2-like: MEKGNHSAATEFILSGLTDRPELQVPLFGVFLLIYGITLVGNGGMILLITIDPRLHTPMYFFLSNLSFCDLCYSTITSPKMLLNFLAERKSISYTACAVQLYLFYAFSDFECLLLAVMAYDRYVAICNPLLYTVTMSRKLCKQLVAAVYAVGLVDSMIYACFTFRLSFCSSNIINHFFCDIPPLLALSCSDTRINEIVMFILACCIIVSSLVTILLSYVYITSTILQIRSTEGRHKAFSTCSFHLTAVVLLFGTLLFMYLRPTSSYFMDTDKVASVFYTLVIPMLNPLIYSLRNTEVKDALRRAMNKLLTNS, translated from the coding sequence ATGGAAAAGGGAAATCACTCGGCGGCGACTGAGTTCATTCTCTCAGGACTGACAGATCGTCCAGAGCTGCAGGTTCCCCTCTTTGGGGTGTTCCTACTGATTTATGGTATCACCCTTgtagggaatggggggatgaTCTTGTTAATCACGATTGATCCCCgactccacacccccatgtactttttcctcagtaatttgtctttctgtgacctctgctaTTCCACGATAACTTCCCCTAAGATGCTGCTGAATTTCTTAGCCGAAAGGAAAAGCATTTCTTACACTGCCTGCGCTGTGCAACTGTATCTCTTTTACGCCTTTTCAGATTTTGAGTGCCTCTTGCTGGCTGTGATGGCATATGACCGTTATGTGGCCATCTGTAACCCGCTGCTCTACACGGTCACCATGTCCAGGAAACTTTGTAAACAGCTGGTGGCTGCGGTGTACGCTGTGGGATTGGTGGATTCAATGATATATGCGTGTTTTACATTTCGGCTGTCGTTCTGCAGCTCCAACATCATCAATCATTTCTTCTGTGATATCCCCCCACTGCTGGCGCTCTCCTGTTCTGACACCCGCATCAATGAGATTGTGATGTTTATTTTAGCGTGCTGCATTATAGTGAGCAGCCTTGTAACTATCCTCCTCTCCTATGTCTATATCACCTCCACCATCCTGCAGATCCGCTCCACCGAGGGGAGgcacaaagccttctccacctgcagttTTCACTTGACTGCTGTGGTCCTGCTTTTTGGCACCCTCCTCTTCATGTATTTACGTCCCACCTCCAGCTATTTCATGGACACAGACAAAGTGGCCTCAGTGTTTTATACACTGGTGATCCCTATGctgaaccccctcatctacagcctgaggaacacggAGGTGAAGGACGCCCTGAGGAGAG
- the LOC123369552 gene encoding olfactory receptor 1019-like isoform X3, producing the protein MEKGNHSEATEFILSGLTDHPELQVPLFGVFLLIYGITLLGNGGMILLIMIDPRLHTPMYFFLSNLSFCDLCLSSIISPKMLLNILAERKSISYSACAVQLYLFVAFSDVECLLLAVMAYDRYMAICKPLHYTVTMSRQLCKQLVAGVFAVGLVDSIIYTCFTFRLSYCSSNIINHFFCDIPPLLALSCSDTHINEIVMFTLVCCIIVSSLVTVLISYVYITSTILQIRSAEGRRKAFSTCSFHLTAVILLFGTFLFTYLRPTSSYSMDTDKVASVFYTVVIPMLNPLIYSLRNTEVKDALRKTMNKLTNS; encoded by the coding sequence ATGGAAAAGGGAAATCACTCGGAGGCGACTGAGTTCATTCTCTCAGGACTGACAGATCATCCGGAGCTGCAGGTTCCACTGTTTGGGGTGTTCCTACTGATTTATGGTATCACCCTGTTGGGGAATGGGGGGATGATCTTGTTAATCATGATTGATCCCCgactccacacccccatgtactttttcctcagtaatttgtctttctgtgacctctgcttATCCTCGATAATTTCCCCTAAGATGCTGCTGAATATCTTAGCAGAGAGGAAAAGCATTTCTTACTCTGCCTGCGCTGTGCAATTGTATCTCTTTGTCGCTTTTTCAGATGTTGAGTGTCTCTTGCTGGCTGTGATGGCATATGACCGTTACATGGCCATCTGTAAGCCGCTGCACTATACGGTCACCATGTCCAGGCAGCTTTGTAAACAGCTGGTGGCTGGGGTGTTTGCTGTGGGATTGGTGGATTCAATTATATACACGTGTTTTACATTTCGGCTGTCATACTGCAGCTCCAACATCATCAATCATTTCTTCTGTGATATCCCTCCACTGCTGGCGCTCTCCTGTTCTGACACCCACATCAATGAGATTGTGATGTTTACTTTAGTGTGCTGCATTATAGTGAGCAGCCTTGTAACTGTCCTCATCTCCTATGTCTATATCACCTCCACCATCCTGCAGATCCGCTCCGCCGAGGGGAGgcgcaaagccttctccacctgctctttCCACTTGACTGCTGTGATCCTGCTTTTTGGCACCTTCCTCTTTACGTATTTGCGTCCCACCTCCAGCTATTCCATGGACACAGACAAAGTAGCCTCAGTGTTTTACACAGTGGTGATCCCCATGttgaaccccctcatctacagcctgaggaacacggAGGTGAAGGACGCCCTGAGGAAAACAATGAATAAACTAACCAATTCCTGA
- the LOC123369216 gene encoding olfactory receptor 1019-like yields MEKGNHSEATEFILSGLTDRPELQVPLFGVFLLIYGITLVGNGGMIFLIMIDPRLHTPMYFFLSNLSFCDLCFSSIISPKLLLNFLAQRKSISYTACAVQMNLSVIFTDVECLLLAVMAYDRYVAICNPLLYKVTMSRQLCKRLVAGVYAVGLLESVIQTCFTFQLSFCSSNIINHFFCDIPPLLVLSCSDTRINEIVIFAFTCCITVSSFVTILLSYVYIISTILQIRSAEGWRKAFSTCSFHLTAVILLFGTLLFMYLRPTSSYSMDTDKVASAFYMVVIPMLNPLIYSLRNTEVKDALRRAMNKPPNQFLNLFNSVLI; encoded by the coding sequence ATGGAAAAGGGAAATCACTCGGAGGCGACTGAGTTCATTCTCTCAGGACTGACAGATCGTCCGGAGCTGCAGGTTCCCCTCTTCGGGGTGTTCCTACTGATTTATGGTATCACCCTTGTAGGGAACGGGGGGATGATCTTTTTAATCATGATTGATCCCCGActgcacacccccatgtactttttcctcagtaatttatctttctgtgacctctgcttTTCCTCAATAATTTCCCCGAAGTTGCTGCTGAATTTCTTAgcgcagaggaaaagcatttcTTACACTGCCTGCGCTGTGCAAATGAATCTCTCTGTTATTTTTACAGATGTTGAGTGCCTCTTGCTAGCTGTGATGGCATATGACCGTTATGTGGCCATCTGTAACCCGCTGCTCTATAAGGTCACCATGTCCAGGCAGCTTTGTAAAAGGCTGGTGGCTGGGGTGTACGCTGTGGGGCTGTTGGAGTCAGTGATACAAACATGTTTTACATTTCAGCTGTCATTCTGCAGCTCCAACATCATcaatcatttcttctgtgacatcccACCACTGTTGGTGCTCTCCTGTTCTGACACCCGCATCAATGAGATTGTGATCTTTGCTTTCACATGCTGCATTACAGTGAGCAGTTTTGTCACTATCCTCCTCTCCTATGTTtatatcatctccaccatcctgcaGATCCGCTCTGCTGAGGGCTGgcgcaaagccttctccacctgctctttCCACTTGACTGCTGTGATCCTGCTTTTTGGCACCCTCCTCTTCATGTATTTACGTCCCACCTCCAGCTATTCCATGGACACAGATAAAGTGGCCTCAGCATTTTACATGGTTGTGATCCCCATGttgaaccccctcatctacagttTGAGGAACACGGAGGTGAAGGACGCCCTGAGGAGAGCAATGAATAAACCCCCGAACCAATTTTTGAATCTGTTTAACTCTGTACTGATTTAG
- the LOC123369552 gene encoding olfactory receptor 1019-like isoform X2: protein MGNRGSSYGNHSEATEFILSGLTDHPELQVPLFGVFLLIYGITLLGNGGMILLIMIDPRLHTPMYFFLSNLSFCDLCLSSIISPKMLLNILAERKSISYSACAVQLYLFVAFSDVECLLLAVMAYDRYMAICKPLHYTVTMSRQLCKQLVAGVFAVGLVDSIIYTCFTFRLSYCSSNIINHFFCDIPPLLALSCSDTHINEIVMFTLVCCIIVSSLVTVLISYVYITSTILQIRSAEGRRKAFSTCSFHLTAVILLFGTFLFTYLRPTSSYSMDTDKVASVFYTVVIPMLNPLIYSLRNTEVKDALRKTMNKLTNS, encoded by the exons ATGGGAAACAGGGGATCAAGTTAT GGAAATCACTCGGAGGCGACTGAGTTCATTCTCTCAGGACTGACAGATCATCCGGAGCTGCAGGTTCCACTGTTTGGGGTGTTCCTACTGATTTATGGTATCACCCTGTTGGGGAATGGGGGGATGATCTTGTTAATCATGATTGATCCCCgactccacacccccatgtactttttcctcagtaatttgtctttctgtgacctctgcttATCCTCGATAATTTCCCCTAAGATGCTGCTGAATATCTTAGCAGAGAGGAAAAGCATTTCTTACTCTGCCTGCGCTGTGCAATTGTATCTCTTTGTCGCTTTTTCAGATGTTGAGTGTCTCTTGCTGGCTGTGATGGCATATGACCGTTACATGGCCATCTGTAAGCCGCTGCACTATACGGTCACCATGTCCAGGCAGCTTTGTAAACAGCTGGTGGCTGGGGTGTTTGCTGTGGGATTGGTGGATTCAATTATATACACGTGTTTTACATTTCGGCTGTCATACTGCAGCTCCAACATCATCAATCATTTCTTCTGTGATATCCCTCCACTGCTGGCGCTCTCCTGTTCTGACACCCACATCAATGAGATTGTGATGTTTACTTTAGTGTGCTGCATTATAGTGAGCAGCCTTGTAACTGTCCTCATCTCCTATGTCTATATCACCTCCACCATCCTGCAGATCCGCTCCGCCGAGGGGAGgcgcaaagccttctccacctgctctttCCACTTGACTGCTGTGATCCTGCTTTTTGGCACCTTCCTCTTTACGTATTTGCGTCCCACCTCCAGCTATTCCATGGACACAGACAAAGTAGCCTCAGTGTTTTACACAGTGGTGATCCCCATGttgaaccccctcatctacagcctgaggaacacggAGGTGAAGGACGCCCTGAGGAAAACAATGAATAAACTAACCAATTCCTGA